Proteins from a single region of Juglans microcarpa x Juglans regia isolate MS1-56 chromosome 5S, Jm3101_v1.0, whole genome shotgun sequence:
- the LOC121267901 gene encoding LOW QUALITY PROTEIN: threonine dehydratase biosynthetic, chloroplastic-like (The sequence of the model RefSeq protein was modified relative to this genomic sequence to represent the inferred CDS: inserted 1 base in 1 codon; deleted 1 base in 1 codon), whose translation MAPSTTILIPEGPFSLSLLLRHPKQTYGSDFLVGCYLPPQPLTVSPNSLQYPPGFLGASLPDRPIPNDSDSDSIIDAMGYLTNILSSKVYDVAIESPLQLAPKLSERLGVTVWLKREDLQPVNFLVQAAWDMMAKIPKEQLGRGVICSSAGNHAQGVALAAKRLGCNAVIAMTVTTPEIKWQTVERLGATVVLAGDSYDEAQTYAKKGAEEECSTFIPPFDHPDVIMGQGTIGMEIVRKKKNQLHAIFVPVGGGGLIAGIAAYVKRVSPEVKIIGVEPSDANAMAVSLHHGQRVMLDQFGAFADGVAVKEVGEETFRLCKELVDGVVLVSCDAICASIKDMFEEKRSILEPAGALSLAGAEAYCKYYGLXGRNVVAITSGANMNFDKLMVVTELANVGLQQEAVPATVMPEEPGSFKRFCELVGPMNITEFKYRCHSDKEAIVLYSVGIHMVSELEAMLERMKSSQLKTYNLTNSDLVKDHLRCLMGDRSNVENEVL comes from the exons CCAGAGGGACCTTTCTCTCTATCCTTACTTCTCCGCCACCCTAAACAAACCTACGGTTCAGATTTCCTCGTCGGCTGTTACCTCCCGCCACAACCCCTTACCG tatCGCCCAATTCCCTTCAGTACCCGCCCGGCTTCCTCGGTGCCTCGTTACCGGACCGTCCTATTCCCAACGACTCTGACAGTGACAGCATTATCGATGCCATGGGATACCTTACGAACATACTTTCTTCCAAGGTCTACGACGTGGCCATAGAATCGCCATTGCAGCTCGCGCCCAAGCTCTCGGAGCGCCTCGGCGTCACGGTTTGGCTCAAGAGGGAGGATTTACAGCCTGtga ATTTTCTTGTTCAAGCTGCGTGGGATATGATGGCAAAAATTCCCAAAGAACAGTTGGGCAGAGGAGTTATCTGCTCATCAGCTGGAAATCATGCTCAAGGGGTTGCATTAGCTGCCAAGAGACTCGGTTGCAATGCAGTGATTGCTATGACCGTTACTACGCCAGAAATCAAG TGGCAAACTGTTGAAAGACTGGGTGCAACAGTTGTTCTTGCGGGGGATTCTTATGATGAGGCACAAACATATGCCAAAAAAGGGGCCGAAGAGGAGTGCAGTACATTCATACCTCCTTTTGATCACCCAGATGTCATAATGGGACAGGGAACCATTGGAATGGAAATTGtgcgtaaaaaaaaaaaccaattgcaTGCAATCTTTGTGCCTGTTGGGGGCGGTGGGCTAATAGCTGGTATTGCTGCTTATGTAAAGAGGGTTTCTCCAGAG GTAAAGATTATAGGGGTGGAGCCCTCTGACGCGAATGCAATGGCAGTGTCTTTACATCATGGACAAAGAGTGATGTTGGACCAGTTTGGAGCTTTTGCAGATGGTGTAGCTGTCAAAGAAGTTGGTGAAGAAACTTTCCGCCTATGCAAGGAATTGGTAGATGGCGTAGTTCTTGTAAGCTGTGATGCAATCTGTGCCTCAATAAAG GACATgtttgaggaaaaaagaagcaTTTTAGAACCAGCAGGTGCCCTTTCTCTTGCTGGAGCTGAAGCATACTGCAAGTATTATGGCC AAGGGCGAAATGTTGTAGCAATAACTAGTGGAGCAAACATGAACTTCGATAAACTGATGGTGGTGACTGAACTGGCTAATGTAGGCCTGCAACAAGAGGCTGTGCCTGCAACTGTTATGCCAGAGGAACCTGGAAGCTTCAAACGATTTTGTGAACTG GTGGGACCGATGAATATCACTGAATTCAAATATAGGTGTCACTCT GACAAAGAGGCTATTGTTCTATACAG TGTTGGCATCCACATGGTTTCTGAACTTGAAGCAATGCTGGAGCGGATGAAATCTTCACAACTTAAAACTTACAACCTCACAAATAGTGACTTGGTTAAAGATCATTTGCGCTGTTTG